The Afipia massiliensis genome has a segment encoding these proteins:
- the msrA gene encoding peptide-methionine (S)-S-oxide reductase MsrA: MFFSRKPLDLPSAAEALPGRTAPLPTARTHFVNGHPLKGPYPEGLETAVFGLGCFWGAERKFWEMDGVYVTAVGYAGGSTPNPTYEETCSGCTGHTEAVLVVFDPKKVSYEALLKTFWESHDPTQGMRQGNDIGTQYRSAIYTTSDAQLKAVLASKDAYNKALNAKRYGSITTEIKPAGEFYFAEDYHQQYLAKNPGGYCGLGGTGVSCPIGVGVSA; encoded by the coding sequence ATGTTCTTCTCCCGCAAACCTCTCGATCTGCCGAGCGCCGCCGAAGCCCTGCCGGGCCGTACGGCCCCGCTGCCGACCGCCAGAACGCATTTCGTCAACGGTCATCCGCTGAAAGGCCCTTATCCGGAAGGCTTGGAGACCGCTGTGTTCGGCCTTGGCTGTTTCTGGGGCGCCGAGCGCAAGTTCTGGGAAATGGACGGCGTCTATGTCACCGCGGTCGGCTATGCCGGCGGCTCGACGCCGAACCCCACTTATGAAGAGACCTGTTCGGGCTGTACCGGCCACACCGAAGCGGTGCTGGTGGTGTTCGATCCAAAGAAGGTGTCTTACGAGGCCCTGCTGAAGACGTTCTGGGAAAGTCACGATCCGACCCAGGGCATGCGTCAGGGCAACGACATCGGCACGCAGTATCGCTCGGCGATCTACACCACCAGCGACGCGCAGTTGAAGGCGGTGCTGGCCTCGAAGGACGCCTACAACAAGGCGCTCAACGCCAAGCGGTACGGCTCGATCACCACCGAGATCAAACCGGCTGGTGAGTTCTATTTTGCCGAGGACTACCACCAGCAATATCTGGCGAAGAATCCCGGCGGCTACTGCGGTCTCGGTGGAACCGGCGTGTCCTGCCCGATTGGAGTGGGTGTCAGCGCGTAA
- the rpsT gene encoding 30S ribosomal protein S20 codes for MANTTSAKKATRKIARRTLVNKSRRTQMRGSVRNVEDAIKKGDRAAALEAMKQAEPDLMQAAQRNIIHKNNASRKVSRLTHQIAKLAK; via the coding sequence ATGGCCAACACCACCTCTGCCAAAAAAGCGACGCGCAAGATTGCCCGCCGTACCCTCGTCAACAAGTCGCGCCGCACCCAGATGCGCGGCTCGGTTCGCAACGTCGAGGACGCCATCAAGAAGGGCGACCGCGCCGCAGCACTCGAAGCGATGAAGCAGGCCGAGCCGGACCTGATGCAGGCCGCACAGCGCAACATCATTCACAAGAACAACGCGAGCCGGAAGGTGTCGCGCCTGACGCATCAGATCGCCAAGCTCGCGAAGTAA
- the dnaA gene encoding chromosomal replication initiator protein DnaA, translating to MTISAETISTNLGLADVERDQWARFKGRLRTNVGEDFYTSWFARMDLERIHDDCVHMTVPTKFLKSWIQAHYADRVLTCWQSEAPSVKRVEITVRTAMRCAAPVKDAKAPQDERRADSNQSRPAPELRNTATAPVSASHEALGGSPLDPRLTFATFVMGRSNTLAHAAARQVAEGRRGDSVMFNPLYIHAGVGLGKTHLLQAVTWAGNSNPERKVLYLTAEKFMYGFVAALKSQTALAFKEALRGIDVLVIDDLQFLQGKSTQSEFCHTLNALIDAGRQVVIAADRPPSDLESLDDRVRSRLAGGLVVEMGSLGEELRLEILKSRVSAAKAHHATFDVPMPVLEYLAKTITHNGRDLEGAINRLLAHSKLNATAVTLEMAEREVRDLVRPIEPKRVKIEDIQRVVARQYNVSRSDLLSSRRTANVVRPRQVAMYLAKTLTLRSLPEIGRRFGGRDHTTVLHAVRKIEALVSKDLTLSDEVELLKRQLQE from the coding sequence ATGACAATCTCGGCAGAAACAATCTCAACGAACCTCGGACTGGCAGACGTCGAACGCGATCAGTGGGCCCGGTTCAAGGGACGGCTCCGGACCAACGTCGGCGAGGACTTCTACACCAGCTGGTTCGCGCGCATGGACCTGGAGCGGATCCATGACGACTGCGTCCACATGACGGTGCCGACCAAGTTCCTCAAGAGCTGGATTCAGGCCCACTATGCCGACCGCGTTTTGACTTGCTGGCAGTCGGAAGCGCCGAGCGTCAAGCGCGTCGAGATCACGGTGCGCACCGCGATGCGCTGCGCCGCGCCTGTCAAGGACGCGAAGGCGCCGCAAGACGAACGTCGCGCCGACAGCAACCAGAGCCGGCCCGCGCCCGAGTTGCGCAATACCGCCACCGCGCCGGTCTCGGCCAGCCACGAGGCGCTCGGCGGTTCGCCGCTCGATCCGCGTCTGACATTTGCGACCTTTGTGATGGGCCGTTCCAACACGCTGGCGCATGCCGCCGCCCGTCAGGTCGCCGAAGGCCGCCGCGGCGACAGCGTGATGTTCAACCCGCTCTATATTCATGCGGGTGTGGGCCTCGGCAAAACCCATCTGCTGCAGGCGGTGACATGGGCCGGGAATTCCAATCCCGAGCGCAAGGTGCTGTATCTCACCGCCGAGAAGTTCATGTACGGCTTCGTCGCCGCGCTGAAGTCGCAGACCGCGCTTGCCTTCAAGGAAGCGCTGCGCGGCATCGACGTGCTGGTGATCGACGACCTGCAGTTCCTGCAGGGCAAATCGACCCAGTCGGAATTCTGCCATACGCTGAATGCGCTGATCGACGCCGGCCGTCAGGTCGTGATCGCCGCCGACCGGCCGCCGTCCGATCTGGAGAGCCTCGACGACCGGGTGCGCTCGCGCCTCGCTGGTGGCCTCGTGGTCGAAATGGGATCGCTCGGCGAAGAGTTGCGGCTCGAAATCCTGAAGTCGCGCGTCTCCGCGGCGAAGGCGCATCACGCCACCTTCGACGTGCCGATGCCGGTGCTGGAATATCTCGCCAAGACCATCACCCATAACGGCCGCGACCTTGAAGGCGCGATCAACCGCCTGCTGGCGCACTCGAAGCTCAACGCCACCGCGGTGACGCTGGAAATGGCCGAGCGCGAAGTGCGCGATCTGGTCCGGCCGATAGAGCCGAAGCGGGTCAAGATCGAGGACATCCAGCGCGTGGTGGCCCGGCAGTACAATGTCAGCCGCTCGGATCTGTTGTCGTCGCGCCGGACCGCCAATGTGGTTCGCCCGCGTCAGGTCGCGATGTATCTCGCCAAGACGCTGACGCTGCGCTCGCTGCCCGAAATCGGACGCCGGTTCGGCGGCCGCGACCACACCACGGTTCTGCATGCCGTCCGCAAGATCGAGGCGCTGGTCTCCAAGGACCTCACCCTGTCCGACGAGGTCGAACTGCTGAAGCGCCAGTTGCAGGAGTGA
- the dnaN gene encoding DNA polymerase III subunit beta: protein MKVTVERALLLKSLSHVHRVVERRNTIPILGNVLIRAGKSRLSLKATDLDLEVTETLAAETGTGGAITVPAHMFYDIVRKLPDGSQIVLEGDGDRSVLAIRAGRSRFTLQTLPESDFPDLAAGDMTHSFTLAAADMKRLIDRTQFAISTEETRYYLNGIYLHAAGSAKEATLRAVATDGHRLAQVDLPLPKSAEGMPGVIVPRKTVGEVQRLIEDNEAELKIELSQGKIRFTIGDVVLTSKLIDGTFPDYGRVIPQNNDKELIVDKKDFEAAVDRVSTISSERGRAVKLALSAGKLVLSVTNPDSGSATEELEVEYASDPLDIGFNSRYLLDIAAQIEGEVAVLRLADPGSPTLVQDKDSKGALYVLMPMRV from the coding sequence ATGAAGGTTACCGTCGAGCGCGCGCTACTCCTGAAATCGCTGAGCCACGTTCATCGCGTGGTCGAACGCCGCAACACCATTCCGATCCTCGGCAACGTGCTGATCCGCGCCGGCAAGTCGCGCCTCAGCCTGAAGGCCACCGACCTCGACCTCGAAGTGACCGAAACGCTGGCCGCCGAAACCGGCACCGGTGGGGCGATCACCGTTCCTGCGCACATGTTCTACGACATCGTCCGCAAGCTGCCCGACGGGTCGCAGATCGTTCTCGAAGGCGACGGCGACAGATCGGTCCTCGCGATCCGCGCCGGACGCTCGCGCTTCACGCTGCAGACGCTGCCGGAAAGCGACTTCCCGGATCTCGCCGCCGGCGACATGACCCACTCATTCACGCTGGCCGCCGCCGATATGAAGCGGCTGATCGATCGCACCCAGTTCGCGATCTCGACGGAAGAGACCCGCTATTATCTCAACGGCATCTATCTGCACGCCGCCGGCAGCGCCAAGGAAGCGACACTGCGCGCAGTAGCGACCGACGGCCACAGGCTGGCGCAGGTCGATCTGCCGCTGCCGAAAAGCGCCGAGGGCATGCCGGGCGTCATCGTGCCGCGCAAGACCGTCGGCGAAGTTCAGCGCCTGATCGAGGACAACGAGGCAGAACTCAAGATCGAGCTGTCGCAGGGCAAGATCCGCTTCACCATCGGCGACGTCGTGCTGACCTCGAAACTGATCGACGGCACCTTCCCGGACTACGGCCGCGTCATTCCGCAGAACAACGACAAGGAACTGATCGTCGACAAAAAGGATTTCGAGGCAGCGGTCGACCGTGTCTCGACGATTTCCAGCGAGCGCGGCCGCGCCGTGAAGCTCGCCCTGTCCGCCGGCAAGCTGGTGCTGTCCGTGACCAATCCGGACTCCGGAAGCGCGACGGAAGAACTCGAAGTCGAGTATGCGTCCGACCCGCTCGATATCGGCTTCAACTCGCGCTATCTGCTCGACATCGCGGCGCAGATCGAAGGCGAAGTCGCCGTGCTGCGGCTGGCCGATCCCGGTTCGCCAACGCTGGTGCAGGACAAGGATTCCAAGGGTGCGCTTTACGTCCTGATGCCGATGCGGGTGTGA
- the recF gene encoding DNA replication/repair protein RecF (All proteins in this family for which functions are known are DNA-binding proteins that assist the filamentation of RecA onto DNA for the initiation of recombination or recombinational repair.) produces MTVSRILRLSLTHFRNYRAASVETRGDVVVLVGPNGAGKTNCLEAISFLSPGRGLRRATLDDVADIQGDGSWAVSAEVEGELGLATLGTGIDAPRADGTTSPRRVRIDREPVTSASAFGDHLRMVWLTPAMDSLFMGAASERRRFFDRLVLAIDSEHSSRVSALDRSLRSRNRLLEDRNFDPHWCDAIERETAELAVAVAAQRGQTLQRLAGMLAARGSASAFPSALIALDGWMENALLTDTATAVEDRYREMLRESRAKDAAAGRTLNGPHLTDLMVIYAPKNMPARDASTGEQKALLIGLVLAHASLVAEMTGITPLLLLDEVVAHLDPGRRAALFEELTKLGAQVWMTGADPAAFIDVGAGADVFDVEGGQVSRRA; encoded by the coding sequence ATGACCGTCTCCCGCATCCTGCGCCTCAGCCTCACGCATTTCCGCAACTACCGCGCGGCGAGCGTGGAGACGCGGGGCGATGTCGTGGTGCTGGTCGGCCCCAACGGCGCCGGAAAAACCAACTGCCTCGAAGCGATTTCGTTTCTGTCGCCGGGACGCGGCCTGCGCCGCGCCACGCTGGACGATGTCGCGGATATCCAAGGCGACGGATCATGGGCGGTATCGGCAGAAGTCGAAGGCGAACTCGGCCTCGCCACCCTCGGCACCGGCATCGATGCGCCGCGCGCGGACGGCACAACCTCGCCACGCCGTGTGCGCATCGATCGTGAGCCGGTCACCTCCGCGAGTGCCTTCGGTGATCATTTGCGCATGGTCTGGCTGACGCCGGCGATGGACAGCCTGTTCATGGGCGCGGCCTCAGAACGCCGACGCTTCTTCGACAGGCTGGTGCTCGCCATCGACAGCGAGCATTCGAGCCGTGTCTCGGCGCTGGATCGCTCATTGCGTTCGAGAAACCGCCTGCTGGAAGACCGCAACTTCGACCCGCACTGGTGCGACGCCATCGAGCGCGAAACCGCTGAACTCGCCGTCGCGGTGGCCGCGCAACGCGGACAGACGTTGCAGCGCCTCGCGGGAATGCTTGCCGCGCGCGGGTCGGCGTCGGCGTTTCCCTCCGCGCTGATTGCGCTCGACGGCTGGATGGAGAATGCCCTGCTCACCGACACGGCCACCGCCGTGGAGGACCGCTACCGCGAGATGTTGCGCGAGAGCCGCGCCAAAGACGCCGCCGCCGGGCGCACGCTGAACGGACCGCACCTGACAGACCTGATGGTGATCTACGCGCCGAAGAACATGCCGGCGCGCGATGCATCCACCGGCGAACAGAAAGCGCTGCTGATCGGCCTCGTGCTGGCCCATGCCAGTCTGGTTGCTGAGATGACCGGCATCACACCATTGCTATTACTCGATGAAGTCGTCGCACACCTCGATCCCGGACGCCGCGCTGCGCTGTTCGAGGAACTTACAAAGCTCGGCGCGCAGGTCTGGATGACCGGGGCGGACCCTGCGGCCTTCATCGACGTCGGTGCAGGCGCGGACGTTTTCGATGTCGAGGGCGGCCAGGTTTCGCGCCGCGCGTGA
- the gyrB gene encoding DNA topoisomerase (ATP-hydrolyzing) subunit B, which produces MTEPARQTSAEPMDNPGAEYGAESIRVLKGLDAVRKRPGMYIGDTDDGSGLHHMVYEVVDNAIDEALAGHATRVEVVLNPDNSVTVRDDGRGIPTDIHKGEGISAAEVIMTQLHAGGKFDQNSYKVSGGLHGVGVSVVNALSSKLELRVWRNGKEHYIQFKHGDAVAPLEVVGDANGKRGTEVTFLASTETFTNVEYDFATLEHRLRELAFLNSGVNILLSDMRHAVEKREELFYEGGVEEFVKYLDRNKKPVVPIPIVMRSEQNGISVEVAMWWNDSYHENVLCFTNNIPQRDGGTHLAGFRGALTRQVTGYADAMAKKEKIALTGDDCREGLTAVLSVKVPDPKFSSQTKDKLVSSEVRPVVENVLNAALSAWFEEHPGEAKTIVGKVMEAAAAREAARKARDLTRRKGALDIASLPGKLADCQERDPAKSELFIVEGDSAGGSAKQGRNREFQAVLPLRGKILNVERARFDKMLSSEQIGTLITALGTGIGRDDFDISKLRYHKIIVMTDADVDGAHIRTLLLTFFFRQMPQLIDGGYLYIAQPPLFKVTRGKSEQYLKDERAMEDYLIETGLDDCVLKLASGEDRKGRDLQALLEDARVIRGILNSLHSRYNRTVVEQAAIAGVLSPHVVGNVETANQAADYIAKRLDALADEVERGWIGTFREGEGYFFERTVRGVKDVAMIDDALLGSAEARKLDEYAAALQEAYPRSSVLRRKDTETPIHGPVSLFEAVTDAGRKGVAYQRYKGLGEMNPQQLWETTLDVNARSLLQVKVKEVDAADDIFTKLMGDVVEPRREFIQDNSLDANVDV; this is translated from the coding sequence ATGACCGAACCAGCCCGGCAAACCAGCGCCGAACCTATGGACAATCCAGGGGCGGAATACGGCGCTGAATCGATCCGCGTGCTGAAGGGTCTCGACGCCGTCCGCAAGCGTCCGGGCATGTATATCGGCGACACCGATGACGGCTCCGGCCTGCATCACATGGTCTACGAAGTCGTCGACAACGCCATCGACGAAGCGCTCGCCGGCCACGCTACCCGCGTCGAAGTCGTGCTCAATCCCGACAACTCGGTGACCGTACGCGACGATGGCCGCGGCATCCCGACTGACATTCACAAGGGCGAAGGCATTTCGGCGGCCGAGGTCATCATGACCCAGCTCCACGCCGGCGGAAAATTCGACCAGAATTCCTACAAGGTGTCCGGCGGACTGCACGGCGTCGGCGTCTCCGTGGTCAACGCGCTGTCGAGCAAGCTGGAATTGCGGGTCTGGCGCAACGGCAAGGAACACTACATCCAGTTCAAGCACGGCGACGCGGTCGCTCCGCTCGAAGTGGTCGGCGACGCCAACGGCAAGCGCGGCACCGAAGTCACTTTCCTCGCATCGACCGAAACTTTCACCAACGTCGAATACGATTTCGCGACGCTCGAGCATCGCCTGCGCGAGCTCGCGTTCCTGAATTCCGGCGTCAACATCCTGCTGTCCGACATGCGCCATGCGGTCGAGAAGCGCGAGGAGCTGTTCTACGAGGGCGGCGTCGAGGAATTCGTCAAGTATCTCGACCGCAACAAGAAGCCCGTGGTGCCGATCCCCATCGTGATGCGTTCGGAGCAGAACGGCATCAGCGTCGAAGTCGCGATGTGGTGGAACGACAGCTATCATGAGAACGTACTCTGCTTCACCAACAACATCCCCCAGCGCGACGGCGGCACCCATCTGGCGGGCTTCCGTGGCGCGCTGACGCGTCAGGTCACCGGTTATGCCGACGCCATGGCGAAGAAGGAAAAGATCGCGCTGACCGGCGACGACTGCCGCGAAGGCCTCACCGCTGTGCTTTCGGTGAAGGTACCCGATCCGAAGTTCTCATCGCAGACCAAGGACAAGCTGGTATCCTCGGAAGTGCGGCCCGTGGTCGAGAACGTGCTGAATGCTGCACTCTCCGCGTGGTTCGAGGAACATCCCGGCGAAGCCAAGACCATCGTCGGCAAGGTGATGGAAGCCGCTGCCGCGCGCGAAGCCGCGCGCAAGGCGCGCGATCTCACCCGCCGCAAGGGCGCGCTGGACATCGCCTCGCTGCCCGGCAAGCTTGCCGACTGTCAGGAACGCGATCCGGCGAAATCCGAACTGTTCATCGTCGAGGGTGATTCCGCAGGCGGCTCCGCCAAGCAGGGCCGCAACCGCGAATTCCAGGCCGTGCTGCCGCTGCGTGGTAAAATTCTGAACGTCGAGCGTGCGCGCTTCGACAAGATGCTTTCGTCTGAGCAGATCGGCACGCTGATCACCGCGCTCGGCACCGGCATCGGCCGCGACGACTTCGATATCAGCAAGCTGCGCTATCACAAGATCATCGTGATGACCGACGCCGACGTCGACGGCGCACATATCCGCACGCTGCTGCTGACGTTCTTCTTCCGGCAAATGCCGCAGCTGATCGACGGCGGTTACCTCTATATCGCGCAGCCGCCGCTCTTCAAGGTGACCCGCGGCAAGTCCGAGCAGTACCTCAAGGACGAGCGCGCGATGGAAGATTACCTGATCGAGACCGGGCTCGACGACTGTGTTCTGAAGCTGGCGTCAGGCGAGGACCGCAAGGGCCGCGACCTTCAGGCGCTGCTGGAGGACGCGCGCGTCATCCGCGGCATCCTGAACAGCCTGCACAGCCGCTACAACCGCACGGTCGTCGAACAGGCTGCGATCGCAGGCGTGCTCAGCCCTCATGTGGTCGGCAACGTCGAGACCGCCAACCAGGCCGCCGACTACATCGCCAAGCGCCTCGATGCGCTGGCCGACGAGGTCGAGCGCGGCTGGATCGGCACTTTCAGGGAAGGCGAAGGCTATTTCTTCGAGCGCACCGTGCGCGGCGTCAAGGACGTCGCCATGATCGACGATGCGCTGCTCGGCTCCGCCGAGGCGCGCAAGCTCGATGAATATGCCGCGGCGCTGCAGGAAGCCTATCCGCGCAGCAGCGTACTCCGCCGCAAGGACACCGAAACGCCGATCCACGGCCCGGTCAGCCTGTTCGAGGCGGTGACCGATGCAGGCCGCAAGGGCGTCGCCTACCAGCGTTACAAAGGCCTCGGCGAAATGAACCCGCAGCAGTTGTGGGAAACGACGCTCGACGTCAACGCCCGCTCGCTGCTGCAGGTGAAGGTCAAGGAAGTCGACGCCGCCGACGACATCTTCACCAAGTTGATGGGCGACGTGGTCGAACCGCGCCGCGAGTTCATCCAGGATAACTCGCTCGACGCCAACGTGGACGTGTGA
- a CDS encoding MATE family efflux transporter produces the protein MTSLDKAESGSATGVASFARSATATEFIETIKLAMPIALTQLGQIAMMTTDLALIGRLGDTAVAAASLAHTVFFVAFVIGMGLVSAVAPLAAQALGARQPRIVRRALRVGLWAALLLCVPMMMLPLFGEQILILLGQAPENARLAQRYLLGLAPGMAPALCFMAIRNFMGAVNRPEPGLWITLAAIPANAVLGYALIHGHWGMPKLELLGAGVATTTVNFGMCAAALWFTYSQRPFKKFHVLGRFWRFDWPLMRQLVVIGAPIALSFLLEYGLFSGAGLLMGLISTSALAAHQIALQIAAILFMVPFGIGMAATVRVGQAFGRGDTAAIRRAGAVATILGIVFMTTMTLAVIVVRFDLARLFFGDTHQGMAAVELAATLMLVGATFFIADGIQTVAAGALRGLSDTRIPLLLAAISYWAIGFTASYGLAFWTDLGAIGVWIGLSIGTGIYAILLVLRFHALTQRLRLAA, from the coding sequence ATGACATCCCTCGACAAAGCCGAGTCCGGCTCCGCGACCGGTGTGGCCAGCTTCGCCAGAAGCGCCACTGCGACCGAATTCATCGAAACGATCAAGCTGGCAATGCCCATTGCGCTGACGCAACTTGGGCAGATCGCCATGATGACCACCGATCTCGCGCTGATCGGGCGGCTCGGCGACACCGCGGTCGCCGCAGCGTCGCTGGCGCATACGGTGTTCTTCGTTGCCTTCGTGATCGGCATGGGACTGGTGTCCGCTGTCGCGCCGCTGGCCGCGCAGGCATTGGGCGCGCGTCAACCGCGCATCGTCCGCCGCGCGTTGCGTGTCGGCCTGTGGGCCGCGCTGCTGCTCTGCGTACCGATGATGATGCTGCCGCTGTTCGGTGAGCAGATCCTGATCCTGCTCGGTCAGGCGCCGGAGAATGCACGCCTTGCGCAACGCTATCTGCTCGGCCTCGCGCCCGGCATGGCGCCCGCATTGTGCTTCATGGCGATCCGCAATTTCATGGGCGCGGTCAATCGCCCGGAGCCAGGCCTGTGGATCACACTGGCCGCGATCCCGGCCAATGCCGTGCTCGGTTACGCACTGATCCACGGCCACTGGGGCATGCCGAAACTCGAATTGCTGGGCGCGGGCGTCGCCACCACCACAGTGAACTTCGGCATGTGTGCGGCAGCGCTGTGGTTCACCTACAGCCAGCGGCCGTTCAAAAAATTTCACGTGCTCGGCCGGTTCTGGCGGTTCGACTGGCCGCTGATGCGGCAGCTTGTGGTGATCGGCGCACCGATCGCGCTGTCGTTCCTGCTGGAATACGGATTGTTCTCCGGCGCGGGTCTTCTGATGGGCCTGATCAGCACGAGCGCCCTGGCGGCGCATCAGATCGCGCTGCAGATCGCGGCCATCCTGTTCATGGTGCCGTTCGGCATCGGCATGGCCGCCACCGTGCGCGTCGGACAGGCGTTCGGGCGCGGTGACACGGCTGCCATCCGGCGCGCTGGAGCCGTTGCGACGATTCTCGGCATTGTATTCATGACGACCATGACGCTCGCTGTCATTGTCGTGCGGTTTGATCTCGCGCGACTTTTTTTCGGCGATACGCATCAGGGCATGGCTGCCGTCGAACTCGCCGCGACGCTGATGCTGGTCGGCGCGACCTTCTTTATCGCCGACGGCATCCAGACCGTGGCCGCCGGCGCGCTTCGCGGTCTCAGCGACACGCGCATCCCGCTGCTGCTCGCCGCCATCAGTTACTGGGCCATCGGCTTCACCGCCTCTTACGGCCTCGCGTTCTGGACTGATCTGGGCGCAATCGGCGTCTGGATCGGCCTGTCGATCGGCACCGGCATCTATGCCATCCTGCTGGTGCTGCGTTTCCACGCCCTGACGCAGCGGCTGAGGCTTGCAGCATGA
- a CDS encoding DUF2867 domain-containing protein, translated as MSVQAFHVQDFEPDTGMKGLLPGAQFGDSFRVAVNDDTLDARQAAERMFLRGPSWITALMKLRNLVVAPLGLKTPTHRKTIVADSIGPFPVISETPQRLVAGFDDKHLDFRVIVDVTGNGPNRQVTATTLVMTHNLPGRVYLATIMPFHRIIVPAMLRQVPN; from the coding sequence ATGAGCGTTCAGGCGTTTCACGTTCAGGACTTTGAACCAGACACCGGAATGAAAGGACTGCTGCCCGGCGCGCAGTTCGGCGATTCGTTTCGTGTCGCGGTGAACGACGACACCCTCGACGCACGGCAGGCGGCAGAACGGATGTTTCTGCGCGGACCTAGCTGGATCACCGCCCTGATGAAGCTGCGCAATCTTGTCGTGGCGCCGCTCGGCCTCAAGACACCGACGCACAGGAAAACCATTGTCGCGGATTCCATCGGACCGTTTCCGGTCATCAGCGAGACGCCGCAGCGACTGGTGGCGGGATTCGACGACAAGCATCTCGACTTCCGCGTGATCGTGGACGTGACCGGCAATGGTCCCAATCGTCAGGTCACCGCCACCACGCTGGTGATGACGCACAACCTGCCCGGCCGGGTCTATCTCGCGACCATCATGCCGTTTCACCGGATCATCGTTCCGGCCATGCTGCGGCAGGTCCCAAACTAA
- a CDS encoding DUF4239 domain-containing protein produces MFTGVGLIAFICIFGAGLLGFALRRFLPEHHRTDETGKTVHNVMGVVALLAALVLGLLVANTKSSFDLRSQEIQQFSANLTLLDRELVHFGQDAAKMREMLRAFTAHKIAQLWTDRDAESAKDAAESVRLLDEIESNLRLFAPKNEVHIEGRKNALDIIRDLKRTSRLLSVQQINATPRPFLIVGIFWLSVLFLCRAIFAPFHGTVIAAFFLAALSVSVAINLIFDMDRPFTGFIKVSPVPMQQALDWMKS; encoded by the coding sequence ATGTTTACTGGCGTCGGTTTGATCGCGTTCATCTGTATTTTTGGCGCGGGGCTATTGGGCTTCGCGCTTCGCAGGTTTTTGCCCGAACACCACCGGACGGATGAAACAGGCAAGACGGTGCACAACGTCATGGGCGTTGTCGCGCTGCTTGCGGCGCTTGTGCTCGGCCTTCTGGTTGCCAACACGAAATCGAGTTTTGATTTACGAAGCCAGGAAATCCAGCAATTCAGCGCCAATCTGACGCTGCTCGACCGTGAGCTGGTGCATTTCGGCCAGGATGCTGCAAAGATGCGCGAAATGCTGCGTGCATTCACGGCACACAAGATCGCACAGTTGTGGACCGATCGCGACGCCGAGTCAGCGAAGGATGCCGCCGAATCGGTGCGGCTTCTCGACGAGATCGAGAGCAACCTTCGCCTGTTCGCACCGAAGAACGAAGTTCATATCGAAGGCCGCAAGAATGCACTCGACATCATCCGCGACTTGAAGCGCACCAGTCGCCTTTTGTCAGTCCAGCAAATCAACGCGACGCCGCGTCCGTTTCTGATCGTCGGCATTTTCTGGCTCAGCGTGCTGTTCCTGTGCCGTGCGATATTCGCTCCGTTCCACGGCACCGTGATCGCCGCATTCTTTCTCGCCGCACTGTCGGTGTCGGTGGCGATCAATCTGATCTTCGATATGGACCGGCCGTTCACAGGCTTCATCAAGGTGTCGCCTGTGCCGATGCAACAGGCGCTGGACTGGATGAAGTCTTAG